In Methanoregula formicica SMSP, the DNA window CCAGCTTCTTTGCCGCAGCGAGGACATCCTCGTGGCGTTTTCCAATGGTGATCGGGACAATGACTGCCTGGACCGGTGCAACGGCGGGGGGAAGGATGAGCCCCTTGTCGTCACCGTGCAGGGAGATGAGGGCGGCGATCGACCGCTCCGATATCCCGTAACAGGTCTGGTTGGCGAGCTGCTGCTCCCCGTTCTTGTCCTCGTAGTTGATGGAGAAGGTCTTCGAGAAGTGTGTCCCGAGGTGGTGGACGGTCCCGATCTGGAGGGTGCGGCCATTGGGCATGATGGCGTCCACCGCGATCGTGTAGTCAGCCCCCGGGAACTTGTCCCAGTCCGGCCGCTTCGAGATGGTGATGGGGATGCAAAGGCCGTCGTAGAATTCCTTCGTGAGGCCAAGCTCGTACTCGCACTGCGCCTCTGCTTCGTCCCAGGTGGCATGGACCGTGTGAGACTCCATGAACGAAGTGATCTCGCGGAGCCGGATCAGGGGGCGGGTCTGTTTGGTCTCGTACCGGAACGTATTGACGATCTGGTAGTATTTCATCGGGAGATCGGCGTGCGAGCGGAGCCAGAGGGCGTACATCGGGTAGATGGCAGTCTCGCTCGTGGGCCGGAGGGCAAGTTTGACATCGAGCGGGGTCGTTCCCCCGTGCGTGACCCAGTAGACTTCATTCTCGAAGCCCTTGATGTGCTCAGCCTCTTTCATGAACTCCTGTTCGGGAATGAGCAGCGGGAAGAGCGTCTCCTCGTGGTCACGATCCAGGAGTTCCCGGAGCCGGTTATAGACGAACTTGCGGATTGCAAACCCGTACGGGTACCAGACGTACAGCCCCTTGACCGGGTAGCGGACATCCATGATCTCGGCCCGCCAGAGAATATCGTTGAACCATCCGGAAAAGTCCTGCTTTGGCGGCAGGGTGCCTGTATCGTCGTCCATCTCGTGTCCTCTTAAGCTACTAATTGTATGATAACCGGCGTAATAAAAGCCTCGACACATGCGGCTGCGGCAACAAGCGGGAGGACGAAGAGCACAAAGAGCCGTCCGTACCGGGCTACCTCCTTCCCTGTGTCCCCCTCGCCGTACCATTCGGCGATGAGGCCCTGTGCAAGGAGTATCCCGAGTGCGCCCGCAATGATGAACGCTGGGATCTCGAAGATGCCGTGCGGGATGAGGGCGGCAGCGACAAACAGCGGCGAGTGGGTCTCATGGACAATCTCCATGATCGCCCCGATGACGATGCCATTTAAGCTCATGATGAAGATAGTGAGGATCCCAAAGGACGCCCCGCCAAGGAAGAGGAGGATGCAGGCACCGAGGTTGTTGCCGAACAGCTTGGCGCACATTTCCACCGGGTTATCCTTGGTGATCTCTCCTGCGACCTCCTTGGCAAAGAGATCCATCAGCTGTTCTCCTATGGCCGGGTTCTGGGCAGATCCGATCCACCCGACACACATGGTGGAAAAAAAGAGGAGGAGTGTGATTACCAGGGCATTGGCGAGCGGGGAATTAGACATAGAGGACCATCCGGACCATGTCGCGGACACCGGGCGCAAACCCGACAACGATCATCGCCAGCAGCACAAGGTGCCAGAATGCCGTGTTTGCTTCCTTGCGGTAGAGCTGCATGATGTAGATTGCAGGGAAGAGGACGATGAGTTTCAAGGGATACATCACAAACGCGGTGCCGGTCAGGTCGATGAGATGGGAGCCGACCACATGCTGCTCGATGTACTGGAGCGACGGGTGGAGGTCGATCCCGAAGCTGGTGGCGCTGGCATCGAGGAGCTGACCGAAAAGCAGGGTGATATACAGCGGGTCATTGACATACTCCCACCGGCAGGCATAGCGCATGAACGCCCAGACAAGGGCCGTTGCCACAACGGCCATGAGCGGGATCACGCCCAGCACGTAGAAGTCGATGCCGTGGTGGGTCGTGCTCCAGGCAATAAGAATGAGCGAGGCAACAACAACAGAGAAGACACCGGCCCAGAAATAGAACGTGAGGTAGTGCTTCGTGAGTCCCTGGAGCGTGAGGTACCGCGAGAGGAAGAGCATGCCGATGGTAAAGAAGAAGAGGACGAAATAGATGAGCGGGGTTATCAGGAGATACTTGAAGTCACCGGTGATCATGCCGGTATCTTCGATGACCCGCATCACTCCCCCGAGAATGACATAGGGGATGGTCGAGAGAATGAATGTGGCGTCGATGGTAAACCCGATATCCGAGAGCCACGTGGAAGTGGATAACCAGCGGTACAACAGGTAAACACCGACAACAAGGATAAGGGCGTAGGTCAGCGTATCGACAACATTATAGGGCTGGCCGAGCCTGATGGGATCGATGTAGTATTTGTAGATGAAATCACTAATCATCCATGATTACAATGAGCGCAGATGCAATAAAATTACTCAAAGAGAAGGTCTTTGACAAGTCCCGGTGGATGCAGCTGCCCCGTGACGTTGTGATCGGCCATGATGTCTTCCAGCAACTCCCCTCGGTCTGCGAAGATTTGAAACTAGGTAAGAAAGCGCTCTTAATCTCCGGAAAGAACACGATGGATCTTGCCGGGAACCGTGTCCGGGAGATCCTTTCGGGGGGCTGGACAATCATCCCATTCTTTGCCGAGGAGATCAGTCTTCCCGTCATTAAAGAGGCAGAGAAGGCTGCTGCAGATGCAGACTTCCTGATCGGGGTTGGTGGCGGACGGGTGATTGACACGGCGAAGATTGTTTCGTACAATCTCGACCGGCCGTTCATCTCAGTCCCGACTGCGGCATCGCACGACGGGATTGCTTCTGCCCGTGCATCGGTAGCCGTTGAAGGAGGGCACTCATCGCTCCAGGCTCATCCCCCCCTTGCCATCGTGGCAGACACCGCGATCATCGCACGGGCCCCCCACCGCCTCCTTGCAGCAGGATGTGCGGACGTGATCTCCAATTACACGGCCATCCTCGACTGGGAACTTGCCCACCGGGTAAAAGGCGAACAGGTAAGCGAGTACGCTGCTGCCCTCTCGAAGATGACTGCGGAGATCCTTGTGAAGAATGCCCCTCTCATCAAACCATCCAGCGAGGAGTCGGCATGGATTGTAACGAAAGCGCTCGTGTCCAGCGGGGTTGCCATGAGTATTGCCGGGTCATCGCGCCCGGCAAGCGGCGGGGAGCACAAGTTCTCCCATGCCCTTGAACGCCTCGCCCCGGGAAAGGCACTCCATGGCGAGAGCTGCGGGATCGGCACGATCATCTCAATGTACCTCCACGGGGGTGACTGGAAGGGGATCCGTGAATCGCTGAAGAGCATCGGGGCGCCGGTCACCCCAAAAGACGTGGGCATTGACGATGCAACGGCGGTGGAAGCGCTCCTGATGGCAAAAGATATCCGTCCCGAGCGCTTTACCATATTCGATATGGGGCTGACCCGCGAGTCGGCAGAGAAGCTGGTGCTGATGCTGTATAAGGAATGAGGTGGCCGGTGTGACAGACGCGAAGACAAAAGTGACCCTCGTGGGAACGGTACTTGCAAAGCCGGGGACAGAGTTTATTTACGAAGGGGAGGCTCCCGGATGCGGCACCTGCAAGGTGAAGAAGGCCTGCAACAACCTGCAGAAAGGCCGGAAGTACCGTGTTGTCACGGTCAGGACAACCCACCATGACTGTACAGTGCACCTAAACGGTGCAACCGCGGTAGAGGTGATGGAAGCCCCCATCACCCTCCTGATCAGCCCGGAGATGGCGATCATCAACTCCAAGATCAAACCGGAATTCTCCTGCAACAAACAGGACTGCCGGAGTTTTGATCTTTGTCGCCCCGAAGGTGTCGTTGAGGGTGAGAAATATATTGTGGTGGATGTCCTGGGCAATGCTCCGGATATCTGCGAGAAAGGCCGGGCGCTGAAGCTTGTGGAGATCAAGCCGGCGTAACGCTTCTATTGTGGAACATTTTCATCCACCACTCCTCTACGCATCCTGCCGGACGATGAGATGAGCCACCGCCCCCAAGCACCTTCATCCCCTTTTTCTGCCACTGCAGGCAGAAAACCGACTGGGGAATTCCGTTATGGCCAATCCCGCGGCATTTCGGGTATTGCCATGGATCCGACAGATTTGCGAATGTCACTTATCGCATGTAATTATCCACTCTGCCCACCCAGATCCGCTCTGCCAGCCTGACAAGTCCTTCGTATCCTTCCAGTTCCCCCCGCCATCGTGCCGGAATAGCTTTAAGTCCCCAGTACGCACCGGCAAGGGCACCGGTGCAGGCGCCGACCGTATCCGCATCGCCGCCAAGGTTGATCGCGGAGAGAGCAGCCTGTTCAAACGACCGGGCATCCATGAAACAGCGGAGGGCTGCCTGCGAGCAGAGTACGCAATCCAAGGAAGGATCCGGATCATACTGATCATAACTGCCCAGGATTGCGTGCACCTCAGGATATATACAAAGCGAACGGGCGTGCCGGAATGCGGTCCTCCGTGGAACCCCCCGCACCATCTCGCTCACCATCAGGTTCAGGAACGCCGAACAGTACCCTCCCACCGGATCGTGATGCGTTATGGCGGAGCAGCGGATGCTCATTGAGATGACTTCTGACGGGGGGAAGAAGATACCAAGGGGGAAGCCCCGCATCACGCTGCCATTGGACCGGCTGC includes these proteins:
- the proS gene encoding proline--tRNA ligase — its product is MDDDTGTLPPKQDFSGWFNDILWRAEIMDVRYPVKGLYVWYPYGFAIRKFVYNRLRELLDRDHEETLFPLLIPEQEFMKEAEHIKGFENEVYWVTHGGTTPLDVKLALRPTSETAIYPMYALWLRSHADLPMKYYQIVNTFRYETKQTRPLIRLREITSFMESHTVHATWDEAEAQCEYELGLTKEFYDGLCIPITISKRPDWDKFPGADYTIAVDAIMPNGRTLQIGTVHHLGTHFSKTFSINYEDKNGEQQLANQTCYGISERSIAALISLHGDDKGLILPPAVAPVQAVIVPITIGKRHEDVLAAAKKLESDLKAAGFRVKMDTRDMRPGAKYYWWELRGVPLRLELGPRDIDGGKVMAVKRTGEKSSLELATVCDGVTRVLAEITEGIRAKAEEHTKSHLCSVDSMDALNTALNDGNVAVVHWCRERECGDAIEEKANSSILGTEVRSPYVAATDGKCIVCGKPGKATLVGRTY
- a CDS encoding stage II sporulation protein M, with amino-acid sequence MSNSPLANALVITLLLFFSTMCVGWIGSAQNPAIGEQLMDLFAKEVAGEITKDNPVEMCAKLFGNNLGACILLFLGGASFGILTIFIMSLNGIVIGAIMEIVHETHSPLFVAAALIPHGIFEIPAFIIAGALGILLAQGLIAEWYGEGDTGKEVARYGRLFVLFVLPLVAAAACVEAFITPVIIQLVA
- a CDS encoding DUF63 family protein, encoding MISDFIYKYYIDPIRLGQPYNVVDTLTYALILVVGVYLLYRWLSTSTWLSDIGFTIDATFILSTIPYVILGGVMRVIEDTGMITGDFKYLLITPLIYFVLFFFTIGMLFLSRYLTLQGLTKHYLTFYFWAGVFSVVVASLILIAWSTTHHGIDFYVLGVIPLMAVVATALVWAFMRYACRWEYVNDPLYITLLFGQLLDASATSFGIDLHPSLQYIEQHVVGSHLIDLTGTAFVMYPLKLIVLFPAIYIMQLYRKEANTAFWHLVLLAMIVVGFAPGVRDMVRMVLYV
- a CDS encoding NAD(P)-dependent glycerol-1-phosphate dehydrogenase, with the protein product MSADAIKLLKEKVFDKSRWMQLPRDVVIGHDVFQQLPSVCEDLKLGKKALLISGKNTMDLAGNRVREILSGGWTIIPFFAEEISLPVIKEAEKAAADADFLIGVGGGRVIDTAKIVSYNLDRPFISVPTAASHDGIASARASVAVEGGHSSLQAHPPLAIVADTAIIARAPHRLLAAGCADVISNYTAILDWELAHRVKGEQVSEYAAALSKMTAEILVKNAPLIKPSSEESAWIVTKALVSSGVAMSIAGSSRPASGGEHKFSHALERLAPGKALHGESCGIGTIISMYLHGGDWKGIRESLKSIGAPVTPKDVGIDDATAVEALLMAKDIRPERFTIFDMGLTRESAEKLVLMLYKE
- a CDS encoding UPF0179 family protein — its product is MTDAKTKVTLVGTVLAKPGTEFIYEGEAPGCGTCKVKKACNNLQKGRKYRVVTVRTTHHDCTVHLNGATAVEVMEAPITLLISPEMAIINSKIKPEFSCNKQDCRSFDLCRPEGVVEGEKYIVVDVLGNAPDICEKGRALKLVEIKPA
- a CDS encoding ADP-ribosylglycohydrolase family protein, yielding MRHAGSLVGLAVGDALGAPLEGSRRSEVWLTQMRPGGRHFRNRGEVTDDTLQAGAVAESLAFCGRFDEDDLIKKLSRGYIQRPEWFGPTSSRFFDLVLSGTPPHRAARIVHTQNHGSRSNGSVMRGFPLGIFFPPSEVISMSIRCSAITHHDPVGGYCSAFLNLMVSEMVRGVPRRTAFRHARSLCIYPEVHAILGSYDQYDPDPSLDCVLCSQAALRCFMDARSFEQAALSAINLGGDADTVGACTGALAGAYWGLKAIPARWRGELEGYEGLVRLAERIWVGRVDNYMR